The Microbacterium phyllosphaerae region GCCCGAAGCCCACAGGTGATCCGCGGGCCGCACGCGATGCGGCAGCCGATGACGCACGACTGATCCACCCTCCTAAGGAGAAGCAATGACGACTGAGTACCGACGACTTCGGGTGGCGCTCCTGGGCGCCGGCGCGGTCGGCTCCCAGGTGGCCGACCTGCTGCTGCGACACGGCGACGAGCTCGCCGATCGCGCGGGGGCCTCTCTCGAGCTGGCGGGCATCGCCGTGCGAAACCTCGACGCCCCTCGCGACGTCGACCTGCCCAAAGAGCTGTTCACGACTGACGCCGAGTCGCTGATCCTCGGATCCGACATCGTGATCGAGCTGATCGGCGGCATCGAGCCCGCCCGCACGAGCATTCTCCAGGCGATCGGCTCCGGCGCAGACGTCGTCACCGCCAACAAGGCGCTGCTTGCGACGCACGGCCCCGAGCTCTTCGAGGCGGCCGACCGCGTCGGCGCGTCCGTCTACTACGAGGCCGCGGCCGCGGGTGCGATCCCGATCATCCGCCCGCTGCGCGACTCCCTCGCCGGCGACCGGGTCGTGCGCATCATGGGCATCGTGAACGGCACCACGAACTACATCCTCGACCGCATGGACACCGAGGGCGCGGACTTCGCCGACGTGCTCGCCGACGCCCAGCGCCTCGGCTACGCGGAGGCCGACCCCACGGCCGACGTCGAGGGCTACGACGCCGCGCAGAAGGCAGCGATCCTCGCGAGCCTCGCCTTCCACACGGCCGTCCCGCTCGACGCCGTGTACCGCGAGGGAATCACGTCGATCACCGCATCGATGATCGACGAGGCTCGCGCAGCCGGGTTCGTCATCAAGCTGCTCGCGGTGTGCGAGCGCATCGAGGCCAACGGCGCCGAGTCGATCTCGGTGCGCGTCTACCCCGCTCTCGTCCCGAAGACCCACCCGCTCGCGTCGGTGCACGGTGCGAACAACGCCGTGTTCGTCGAGGCGGAGGCCGCCGGCTCCCTCATGTTCTACGGTGCCGGTGCCGGTGGCGTGCAGACGGCATCCGCCGTCCTCGGCGACGTCGTCTCGGCCGCCCGTCGCCACATCGCGGGCGGTGTCGGCGTGGGGGAGTCCACCAGGGCCAACCTGCCCGTCGTGCCGATCGGCCACGTCACCACCCGCTACCAGATCACCCTCGAGGTCTCGGACGCTCCCGGCGTTCTTGCGACCGTCGCCGGGATCCTGAGCGACGGCGACGTCTCGGTCGCCACGGTCGTCCAGACGGTCGAAGGCGAGGGCGAGCCCACGGCCCGCCTCGTGATCGGCACGCACCGCGCGACGGATGCGGCGCTCAGCGCGACGGTCGACGCACTCGCCGACAGCTCTGTCGTCGAGCGCGTCGTCTCGGTGCTGCGCGTGGAAGGCGAATGACGGTGGCAGCAGGGCGCACGGTCGAGGTGACCGTACCCGCGACGAGCGCGAACCTCGGCCCCGGTTTCGACACGCTCGGTCTGGCTCTGAGCGTCTACGACACGCTTCTGGTCACCGGGTTGCCCGCAGGCGAGCTCGAGATCGAGGTCTCGGGATCGGGCGCTGCGGAGATCCCGCGCGACGCGTCGAACCTCATCGTCCGCACGATCGCGCACGTCTACGCCGACGTCGACCGCCCGCTTCCCGGTCTGCGCATCGTGGCTGAGAACGGCGTCCCGCACGGTCGCGGTCTCGGCTCCTCCGGGGCGGCCGTGGCCGCGGGCATCCTTGCCGCCAAGGGGCTTCTCGAAGGCGACGTCGAGATCGACGACGCCGATATGCTGCGACTCGCCACGGAGATCGAGGGGCACCCCGACAACGTCGCGCCAGCGCTGTTCGGCGGACTGACGATCGCGTGGGTGGGCGAGCGCGGACCACAGCACAAGAAGCTGCTCGTGCACCGCGGCGTCTCGCCGCTCGTCCTCGTGCCGTCGTACACGATGTCCACCTCGAAGGCGCGCTCCCTGCAGCCGCCGCAGGTGTCGACCGCGGATGCCGTGTTCAACGTCTCGCGCTCGGCGCTGCTCATCGCGGCTCTCATGCAGAGCCCCGAGCTGCTGCTCGACGCGACGGCCGATCGCCTTCATCAGGACTACCGCGCCGAGGCGATGCCCGAGACGCAGCGGCTCGTGCAGGCGCTGCGCGCCGCGGGGTTCGCGGCCGTCGTGTCGGGTGCGGGGCCCAGCGTCCTCGTACTCGCGGACGGCCCCGGCAGTCGTCAGGATGCCGTGGAACTCGCCGAATCGACCACCGACACCCCGTGGGAAGCGCTGCTGCTCGCGGTCGACGTGCGTGGTGGTACAGTGGGGACTCGAGCGGAGGGCTCCACGTAACTGCGTGAATCTGGCCCCATTGCAACTCTGCAAGACCCGCACGCAAACCCCTGTGGCACTGCTCTCACCGAGAACTCGTTCTTTTCGAGAACCCAGTGCCGAGGCTGGCTGACGCCGAGCGTCAGCCCGTGCGACCGCGCGCAGCACCCGTTGTGCGCGTACCGCTCACGTCTCCGAGACCAAAGAGGGAGTACTCGTGGAGAATTTCTCCGAGACCCAGAACGACAAGGCGGCACCCGCCGCCGAGGCTCCGGCACAGGCCGCGAGCTCCGACGCCGCGACCACCGCTGCGACCGAAGTGGCCCCTGCACGCAAGCGCGCACCGCGCCGTGCGACCACGGCGACGGCAGCAGCCAAGGCTGACAAGGCCGCTGCGGCTGACGCCCCCGCCGACAGCGCACCCGCGAAGTCCGAGGCCCCGGCGAAGGCCGAGGCGCCTGGCGCCGAGGCGCCGGCAGCTGAGGCCGCGCCCAAGGCGAAGGCCCCTCGTCGCAGTCGTGCCAAGAAGGCAGATGCAGAGCTGGCCGTTTCCGCTGAGACGGCCGCCGCTCCCGCCGAGGCGCCCGCAGCGCCCGCAGAAGCCGCTGCTGCTCCCGCTGCAGAGGCATCGGACGAGCCGAAGAAGACCACGGGTCGCGGCCGTCGCACGGCCAAGAAGCCTGCGGCAGAGTCCGAGGCCCCTGCCGTCGAGAAGCCCGCCGAGGCCGCACCGGCTGAGACCGCACCCGCCAACGATTCCTCGTCGGATCAGGGCGAAGGCAGCGACGAGCAGGGCGGCCGAGGCCGCAACCGCAACCGCAGCCGTAACCGCGGGCGCGGCCAGAACGGCAACGGCCAGGCCGGCGAGCAGCAGCAGTCGCAGCAGCCCCAGCAGCAGAACAACGCCGACGACGAGGGCGGCAACGGCCGGAACCGTCAGCGCAACAAGCGCCGCGGCGGCGCTGCTCCGACCGACGAGTTCGACACCGAGATCGGCGAGGACGATGTCCTCATCCCCATCGCCGGCATCCTCGACGTGCTCGACAACTACGCTTTCGTGCGCACGACCGGCTACCTCGCCGGCCCCAGCGACGTCTACGTCTCGCTCGGGCAGGTCAAGAAGTACAACCTGCGCAAGGGCGACGCGATCGTCGGCTCGATCAAGCAGCCCCGTGAGGGCGAGCAGCAGGGCCGTCAGAAGTACAACGCGCTGGTGAAGGTCGACTCGATCAACGGTCTGTCGATCGACGATGCCGCCACCCGCGTCGAGTTCGGCAAGCTCACCCCGCTCTACCCGCAGGAGCGCCTGCGCCTCGAGACGGCTCCCGAGAAGCTGACCCAGCGCATCATCGACCTCGTCGCCCCGATCGGCAAGGGACAGCGCGGCCTCATCGTCGCACCGCCCAAGGCCGGCAAGACGATCGTCCTGCAGCAGATCGCCAACGCGATCGCGCAGAACAACCCCGAGGTCCACCTCATGGTCGTGCTCGTCGACGAGCGTCCTGAAGAGGTCACCGACATGGAGCGCACGGTCAAGGGCGAGGTCATCGCCTCGACGTTCGATCGCCCCGCCGAAGACCACACCACGGTCGCCGAGCTCGCCATCGAGCGCGCCAAGCGTCTCGTCGAGCTGGGCCGCGACGTCGTCGTGCTGCTCGACTCGATCACCCGCCTCGGCCGTGCGTACAACCTCGCGGCTCCGGCATCCGGACGCGTGCTCTCGGGCGGAGTCGACGCGTCGGCTCTGTACCCGCCCAAGCGCTTCTTCGGCGCGGCGCGCAACATCGAGAACGGCGGATCCCTCACGATCCTCGCCACGGCTCTCGTCGAGACCGGCTCCAAGATGGACGAGGTCATCTTCGAGGAGTTCAAGGGCACCGGAAACAGCGAGCTGCGCCTGTCGCGTCAGCTCGCCGACAAGCGCATCTTCCCGGCCGTCGACGTGAATGCGTCGAGCACCCGCCGCGAAGAGATGCTGCTGTCGAACGACGAGGTCAAGATCACCTGGAAGCTGCGCCGGGCCCTCGCGGGCCTCGACCAGCAGCAGGCCCTCGAGGTCGTGCTGGGCAAGCTCAAGGAGACGCACTCGAACGTCGAGTTCCTGGTGCAGATGCAGAAGTCGATTCCGACGCTCCCCTCGGGCGCGCACGGTCACGACAACAACATCCGCTGAGCGGAGCCACTGTGTTCGAGTCCGTCCAGACTCTGATCGACGAGCATCGCCGGGTGCAGGAGGAACTCTCCGACCCGGCGGTGCACGCCGACGCTGCTCGTGCGAAGCGCGTCAACCGCCGCTACGCGGAGCTGTCCAGGATCGTCGCCGCCCACGACGCGTGGGTGGCGGCATCCGACGATCTGGAAGCGGCGCGCGAACTCGCCCGCGAGGATGAGGCGTTCGCCGCAGAGGTTCCGTCACTCGAAGAGGGCGTCGAGGCGGCGCAGGAGAAGCTTCGGCGCCTCCTCATCCCGCGCGACCCCGACGATGCGCGCGACGTGATCATGGAGATCAAGGCGGGGGAGGGCGGTGCCGAGTCGGCTCTCTTCGCCGCCGATCTGCTGCGCATGTACATCCAGTACGCGGCATCCAAGGGGTGGAAGACCGAGCTCCTCGAGCGCAATGAGTCCGACCTCGGCGGCTACAAAGACGTCCAGGTCGCGATCAAGGGCTCATCCACAGACCCCGCGCAGGGCGTCTGGGCTCATCTCAAGTACGAGGGCGGCGTGCACCGGGTGCAGCGCGTGCCCGCGACCGAGTCGCAGGGGCGCATCCACACGTCGACCACCGGCGTGCTGGTGTTCCCCGAGGTCGACGAACCCGACGAGATCGCGATCAACCAGAACGATCTGAAGATCGACGTGTTCCGCTCGTCCGGCCCGGGCGGCCAGTCGGTCAACACCACGGACTCCGCTGTGCGCATCACGCACCTTCCCAGCGGCATCGTCGTGTCGATGCAGAACGAGAAGTCCCAGCTGCAGAACCGTGAGGCCGCCATGCGCGTGCTGAGGGCCCGGCTGCTCGCCAAGCAGCAGGAGGAGCTGGATGCTGCGGCATCCGACGCGCGGAAGTCGCAGATCCGCGGCATGGACCGCTCCGAGCGCATCCGCACCTACAACTTCCCCGAGAACCGCATCGCCGACCACCGGACCGGATTCAAGGCCTACAACCTCGATCAGGTGATGGACGGCGCGCTCGAGCCGATCATCGAATCCGCGATCCAGGCCGACGAAGAGGCGCGACTCGCGGCTGTGGGCTCCGAGTCCTGAACCGCGCGCCCCACGTGCGCCCTGGCGCCCGGTGACCGATCAGGTGCGGGCGGCGTAGCGGTGTTCCGGACGTCCGGTGGCTCCGTATCGGAGTCGCACTTCGACGACCGTCCGCGCCGCGAGCGAGGCGAGGTGACGCTGTGCGGTGGCCCGTGAGATCCCGACGCGCTCTCCGACTTCGGCCGCCGATGCCTCGCCGTCGCCGAGTGCGGCCAACACCAGCTGCTCGGTCGCCGATCGTGAGACGGAGACCGGTTCTCCGGAACCGTGCAGGATGGCCAGTGCGCGATCCGTGTCGTCCTGGCGCACGGGGCGGTCGCCGGCGAGGATGTTCCGGTACCGCGAGTACCGATCGAGGAGGCCGGTCAGCGCCCGGCGCTCGAAGGGCTTCAGCAGATAGCCCAGCGCTCCCGACCTCAGTGCCCTCCGCACGGTCGGGGCGTCGTCCGCGGCGGAGATGAGGACCGCATCGACGCTGGCGTCTTGCACGAGGGCGATGCCGTCGCCGTCGGGCAGGAAGACATCGGCCAACAGCAGATCCGGGTGCGCGGTGCGGATGGCTTCCCGTGCCTCGGCGATCGAGCGCACGGGCTCCAGTGCGATGAAACCGGGTTGCTCGTCGATGATCGCGCGATGCAGCTCTCCGACTCGGAAGTCGTCGTCGAGGATGAGAACGCGGAGGGGATCGGTCATGGGTGCTCCTCGTGAGCTGTCGTGATGTCTGTGAGGGCGCCGTCGAGGCGCGCGGCGAACACGGCGCCGCACTCCGTGCCGCCGGGGTCGATGATCCAGAGGTCGCCGTTCCTGCGCCGTGCGATCTCGCGCGCGAGCGGGAGGCCGAGGCCGTGCCCGTGGATGCGGTCGGAGCCGACGTCGTCCGAGGGCTTCGGTGACATCGGATCGACGCTCCCGAGTCCCGCGCCCGAGTCCGCCACTGTGAGCACGAGCGCGTCTCCGTCGCCCAGTACGGCGACCTCGACCCAGCGAGGCGTGCGCTCCCCGGCGACGGCGGCGGTCACGGCGTTGTCCACGAGATTGCCCAGCACGGCGGCGACGTCTTCCGGTTCCGCCACACTGCCCAGCAGCTGGCTGTCGTCCGCGATGCGGAGGGAGACGCCACGCTCGCCCGCCTCGACACCCTTCGCGCCCAGGAACGAGGTCAGGAAGGGGTCGCGGAGGAGGCCGAGGCCGGCGACGGGGAACGCCACGGACCCGCGCTCGACGAGCTCGCCGAGGAAAGCCCGCGCGTCCGAGACCCGCTCGGCATCGATCAGCCCTGCGGCGACGTGCATGCGATTGGCGAACTCGTGTCGCTGCACACGCAGCGCTGCGGTCATCGTGCGCACCGTGTCGAGCCTCTCGGTGAGCGCGATCAGGTCGGTGCGGTCGCGGATGATCAACACGTCGCCGAGAGAGCGTCCGTCGCGTACGACAGGCCTCGCCTCGAGGTACAGCACTCGCTCGTCCACGACGGCAGTCGATCGCTCACGGTCGCCGGTCACGGTCTCGAGCGCGGTCGGGGGGAGACCGAGGGCGGTGAGGGGGCGACCGATCGGTGCGGTGAGACCCAGCATCCGATCAGCGGCGTCGTTGCTCACCCTCACGATGCCCGCGGTGTCGACGGCGAGCACTCCGTCGTCCACGCCGTTGAGGACGGCGGTCTGGTTCTGCACGAGCGCGACGAGCTCTTCAGGCTGCACGCCGAGCGTGAGGCGCTCCCAGCGACGGCGCAGAAGGAGGAAGGTGAGGACAGCGAGGGTGAGTGCCCCCACGGCGGTGACACCGATAACGGCGAGCAGCGGCGGCAGGTCGTCGAAGACGCCCGTCCGCTCGAACCCCACGCTGACCTCGCCGACGGGGGTGCCGGTCTTGTCGCGCACCGGCACCTTCGCACGCGCGGACTCGCCGAGGGTTCCGGTCTGCCAGTCGACCACCTCGTTGCCCGCGAGCACCTCCTCGAACGGGGTGCTCACCTCTTCGCCGATGCGCGAGGGCGTGGGGTGGGCGAGACGGATGCCCTCGTCATCCGCGATCACGACGAAGAGCGCGCCGGTGCGTTCGGCGACGTCCGTCGCGGTGCGCTGGAGCTCGCCGACTCTGAGCGACTCGGCATCCGGTCTGACCTCGGCGGAGGAGATGCGTGCGACCTCGGCGCGGACCTGCGGGTCCTCAGCCAGCGTCCTCGCGATGCCGAGAGCGGTGGACTCGGCCTCCGCGCGCAACTGTTGGACGGCGAGTGCCAGGTAGATGCCTGTGCAGAGGCCGACCACGAGTGCGACGGTGGCGAGGTGCAGGAGCAGCGCGCGGGTCGCGAATCGCGGCCGGTTCTTCGTCGTCATCGCCACGGGCGCTCCCTTCGCGCAATATGCGCAGAACCCACGCTACGCGCACAACGACAGGGAATGCGTCTTAACGCGCCAGTGCCGAGCGGATTGCCTAGTCTCGTCAGGATCCGTCACAGACGACGGAGCGACGACGAAGGAGTCACCGTATGCCCGACCTGCTCACCGGCCTGCCCGCGGCCGCAGAAGAGGCGCCCACGTATGACGTGGCGTTCGTACCACCGGAGTGGGTGCTCGTCCTTCTCGGATTCACGATGGTGCTCGCCTTCATGACGCTCATCATGACCAAGCGTCTGACCCCGATGGTCGCGCTGATCCTCGTCCCGACCGCGTTCGGTCTGTTCGCAGGCGCCGGTCTCGGTCTCGGCGACATGATCCTGGACTCGATCGCGACGATGGCCCCGACGGCCGCTCTCCTGATGTTCGCGATCATGTTCTTCGGGATCATGATCGACGTGGGGCTGTTCGACCCGCTCATCCGCGTGATCACCCGAGTGCTCGGTGACGACCCCGCGAAGGTCGTACTCGGCACCGCGATCCTCGCCGGCGCGGTCTCCCTCGACGGCGACGGCTCGACCACGTTCATCATCACGACGTCGGCCATGCTGCCGATCTACCTGCGGCTCGGCATGAGCCCCGTGGTGCTCACCTGCGTCGCGGGTCTCATGAACGGCACGTTGAACATCGTGCCGTGGGGCGGCCCCACTGTGCGCGCGGCGACGGCCCTCGGGCTCCAGCCGACGGACATCTTCGTCCCGATGCTCCCGGCACTCGGTGTCGGCATCGTCGTCACGCTCGGCTTCGCGTGGATGCTCGGGCTGGGGGAGCGGCGCAGGCTCGGTCGCCTCGATTCGGAGGGCCTCCTCGCCGGGTCCGGGGGCGGTGCGCTGTCGACCGTGCCGAAGATCTTCCGCGGATCCGACGCGAAGCCCGGAGCACGCGCCGCGCTGCGCACCGGCAACATCGTCGTCGTCGCCGGCGGACGGGCACCGGTGGCCGCCGCGAGCGTCGACCCGGCGGACACCGCGATGGCCGACACCATGCTCGACCCGGCTCGCCCCACGCTGCGTCCGACGCTGATCTGGTTCAACCTCGCTCTCACGCTCGCCGTGATGGTCCTCCTCGTCCTCGACATCATGCCGCTGCCCTACGTCTTCATGGTCGGTGCCGCCGTCGCCCTTCTGGTCAACTTCCGGGGGATCAAGGATCAGGCGTCCGAGATCGTGGCGCATGCGCCGAGCATCGTCGGCGTGGTGTCGATGGTGATCGCCGCGGGGGTGCTGGTCGGCGTCCTGTCGGGGACCGGCATGGTCGATGCGATGGCGACGTGGATCACCGACGTCCTGCCCCCGGCGCTCGGCCCGTTCCTCGCACCGATCACGGGTGTGCTGTCGATCCCGTTCACGTTCTTCATGTCGAATGACGCGTTCTACTTCGGCATCCTCCCGGTCCT contains the following coding sequences:
- a CDS encoding homoserine dehydrogenase; the encoded protein is MTTEYRRLRVALLGAGAVGSQVADLLLRHGDELADRAGASLELAGIAVRNLDAPRDVDLPKELFTTDAESLILGSDIVIELIGGIEPARTSILQAIGSGADVVTANKALLATHGPELFEAADRVGASVYYEAAAAGAIPIIRPLRDSLAGDRVVRIMGIVNGTTNYILDRMDTEGADFADVLADAQRLGYAEADPTADVEGYDAAQKAAILASLAFHTAVPLDAVYREGITSITASMIDEARAAGFVIKLLAVCERIEANGAESISVRVYPALVPKTHPLASVHGANNAVFVEAEAAGSLMFYGAGAGGVQTASAVLGDVVSAARRHIAGGVGVGESTRANLPVVPIGHVTTRYQITLEVSDAPGVLATVAGILSDGDVSVATVVQTVEGEGEPTARLVIGTHRATDAALSATVDALADSSVVERVVSVLRVEGE
- the thrB gene encoding homoserine kinase; amino-acid sequence: MTVAAGRTVEVTVPATSANLGPGFDTLGLALSVYDTLLVTGLPAGELEIEVSGSGAAEIPRDASNLIVRTIAHVYADVDRPLPGLRIVAENGVPHGRGLGSSGAAVAAGILAAKGLLEGDVEIDDADMLRLATEIEGHPDNVAPALFGGLTIAWVGERGPQHKKLLVHRGVSPLVLVPSYTMSTSKARSLQPPQVSTADAVFNVSRSALLIAALMQSPELLLDATADRLHQDYRAEAMPETQRLVQALRAAGFAAVVSGAGPSVLVLADGPGSRQDAVELAESTTDTPWEALLLAVDVRGGTVGTRAEGST
- the rho gene encoding transcription termination factor Rho, translated to MENFSETQNDKAAPAAEAPAQAASSDAATTAATEVAPARKRAPRRATTATAAAKADKAAAADAPADSAPAKSEAPAKAEAPGAEAPAAEAAPKAKAPRRSRAKKADAELAVSAETAAAPAEAPAAPAEAAAAPAAEASDEPKKTTGRGRRTAKKPAAESEAPAVEKPAEAAPAETAPANDSSSDQGEGSDEQGGRGRNRNRSRNRGRGQNGNGQAGEQQQSQQPQQQNNADDEGGNGRNRQRNKRRGGAAPTDEFDTEIGEDDVLIPIAGILDVLDNYAFVRTTGYLAGPSDVYVSLGQVKKYNLRKGDAIVGSIKQPREGEQQGRQKYNALVKVDSINGLSIDDAATRVEFGKLTPLYPQERLRLETAPEKLTQRIIDLVAPIGKGQRGLIVAPPKAGKTIVLQQIANAIAQNNPEVHLMVVLVDERPEEVTDMERTVKGEVIASTFDRPAEDHTTVAELAIERAKRLVELGRDVVVLLDSITRLGRAYNLAAPASGRVLSGGVDASALYPPKRFFGAARNIENGGSLTILATALVETGSKMDEVIFEEFKGTGNSELRLSRQLADKRIFPAVDVNASSTRREEMLLSNDEVKITWKLRRALAGLDQQQALEVVLGKLKETHSNVEFLVQMQKSIPTLPSGAHGHDNNIR
- the prfA gene encoding peptide chain release factor 1 gives rise to the protein MFESVQTLIDEHRRVQEELSDPAVHADAARAKRVNRRYAELSRIVAAHDAWVAASDDLEAARELAREDEAFAAEVPSLEEGVEAAQEKLRRLLIPRDPDDARDVIMEIKAGEGGAESALFAADLLRMYIQYAASKGWKTELLERNESDLGGYKDVQVAIKGSSTDPAQGVWAHLKYEGGVHRVQRVPATESQGRIHTSTTGVLVFPEVDEPDEIAINQNDLKIDVFRSSGPGGQSVNTTDSAVRITHLPSGIVVSMQNEKSQLQNREAAMRVLRARLLAKQQEELDAAASDARKSQIRGMDRSERIRTYNFPENRIADHRTGFKAYNLDQVMDGALEPIIESAIQADEEARLAAVGSES
- a CDS encoding response regulator, giving the protein MTDPLRVLILDDDFRVGELHRAIIDEQPGFIALEPVRSIAEAREAIRTAHPDLLLADVFLPDGDGIALVQDASVDAVLISAADDAPTVRRALRSGALGYLLKPFERRALTGLLDRYSRYRNILAGDRPVRQDDTDRALAILHGSGEPVSVSRSATEQLVLAALGDGEASAAEVGERVGISRATAQRHLASLAARTVVEVRLRYGATGRPEHRYAART
- a CDS encoding sensor histidine kinase, whose translation is MTTKNRPRFATRALLLHLATVALVVGLCTGIYLALAVQQLRAEAESTALGIARTLAEDPQVRAEVARISSAEVRPDAESLRVGELQRTATDVAERTGALFVVIADDEGIRLAHPTPSRIGEEVSTPFEEVLAGNEVVDWQTGTLGESARAKVPVRDKTGTPVGEVSVGFERTGVFDDLPPLLAVIGVTAVGALTLAVLTFLLLRRRWERLTLGVQPEELVALVQNQTAVLNGVDDGVLAVDTAGIVRVSNDAADRMLGLTAPIGRPLTALGLPPTALETVTGDRERSTAVVDERVLYLEARPVVRDGRSLGDVLIIRDRTDLIALTERLDTVRTMTAALRVQRHEFANRMHVAAGLIDAERVSDARAFLGELVERGSVAFPVAGLGLLRDPFLTSFLGAKGVEAGERGVSLRIADDSQLLGSVAEPEDVAAVLGNLVDNAVTAAVAGERTPRWVEVAVLGDGDALVLTVADSGAGLGSVDPMSPKPSDDVGSDRIHGHGLGLPLAREIARRRNGDLWIIDPGGTECGAVFAARLDGALTDITTAHEEHP
- a CDS encoding CitMHS family transporter, coding for MPDLLTGLPAAAEEAPTYDVAFVPPEWVLVLLGFTMVLAFMTLIMTKRLTPMVALILVPTAFGLFAGAGLGLGDMILDSIATMAPTAALLMFAIMFFGIMIDVGLFDPLIRVITRVLGDDPAKVVLGTAILAGAVSLDGDGSTTFIITTSAMLPIYLRLGMSPVVLTCVAGLMNGTLNIVPWGGPTVRAATALGLQPTDIFVPMLPALGVGIVVTLGFAWMLGLGERRRLGRLDSEGLLAGSGGGALSTVPKIFRGSDAKPGARAALRTGNIVVVAGGRAPVAAASVDPADTAMADTMLDPARPTLRPTLIWFNLALTLAVMVLLVLDIMPLPYVFMVGAAVALLVNFRGIKDQASEIVAHAPSIVGVVSMVIAAGVLVGVLSGTGMVDAMATWITDVLPPALGPFLAPITGVLSIPFTFFMSNDAFYFGILPVLSQSAATFGIDPVEMARASIIGQPVHLQSPLVPAILLLVSLAGVNLGDHHRKVLWRATIVSLVMLGIGILSGAIPFFVAA